The genomic segment CCGCCATTTTGGTCGCGACCCAGGCGCCCAGCATGTTGCCGACCGCAAGGATCAAACCGATCTCAAGACGAACCTGGCCGTTGTAAACAAAGACAGCGAGGGCGAAGATGGTGAACAGCATGATGATCAAATTTTTTATACCGTTGGCCCGCACCAGTTCATAACCGGCCCCCAGCACCAGCCCGGCCAGCAGAAAAATACCGACCCCGGCCTGAATAAAACCGCCATAGACGCCGATGCCGAAGAATATCGCAAGCTGTATTATTCCCGGCCTTTGGGTCATCAGATCAGGATGGCCGACCAGCCAGCGTTTCGGCCTGATCAGGATCACGACAAACATGACCACCATCAGGATTCCGATGGCGTGACGCATCATTTGTTCATCGAGATTGACGGCGATCTGCGCCCCGACAACCGCCCCGATCACGGCCGGCGCGGCCAGGGTAAGTCCTTTGGAGAGGTCAAGTTTCTTCTCTTTACGAAAAGCGCTCACGGCGACGACGGTTTGCAGCAGGATGGCTACCCGGTTGGTACCGTTGGCAATATTGGCCGGAAGGCCCAGGAATATCAGCAGCGGCAAAGAGATCAAAGAGCCGCTGCCGGCCAGCGTATTAATAAAACCGCAGGCAAATCCGGCCGCGATAACCAGGGGATAAATGTACCACTCCAAATTTCAGAACCTCGCCAATCGAATTATTTTGAAAAAGAAGGTCATCAGATAAGGGTGATCGAGCAAGCGATAAAAATTGTTAATCGAACAGAGTCGGCTGATAAGAGGCCCATTTGTGTGGATCGATCTGGTGCTGGTACTTATAGATACACTCGCCATCCTTGCAAATATGCGGTCTCTTCTTGCCGATATATTCAAAGGAGCGGCCGCAGACATCACAGGTGGCGGTTTTCCAATCCAGTTTGGGCAATTGGGGTGTGTCTTTGTGAGTCGTCATATTTAATTCATATTAATTTCTTATCTGCGCATCATCTTAATGATAATGCCGGTAATTAGCAATCACTTATTATATATTTTAATTGAATCTGCAGATCAATTCATATGCTCCTGTAAAACATCGAGATACTTATAGCCGCTGCCGGTGATGAAGATGACAATTTTGTCGGAAGCTTTTATAAAACCGGATCTAAGAAGTTTTTTCAGGGCCGCCAGCGAGGCGCCTCCTTCGGGTGAAGAGAAGATTCCTTCGTGCGAAGCCAGCGCGCGGGTGTCGGCCATGATTTCATCATCCGAGACCGCTACCGCCGTCCCGCCGCTTTCGCGGATTGCCCTGAGCATCAGGAAATCGCCGACCGCTCCCGGAACGCGCAGTCCGGCCGCCAGCGTATGCGGGTTGTGCCATTCATCCGCCGCTTCTTTGCCGGCCTCGAAGGCGCGCGGAATCGGTGCGCACCCATCGGCTTGCACTGCAACCATTCTGGGCCGTTTCGGGCCGATCCAGCCCATTTTTTGCATTTCGTCGAAGGCTTTCCACATCCCGATCAGCCCGGTCCCGCCGCCGGTCGGATAGATGATGACATCCGGAAGATCATAGTCGAACTGCTCGGCCAGTTCATAACCCATCGTTTTCTTGCCCTCGATGCGGTATGGTTCTTTGAGTGTAGCCAGGGCAAACCAGCCCTCTTTCTTGACTTTTTCGGCCGCTTTGATGCCGCAGTCTTTGATGCTGCCGTCAACCAGTTCTATTTGCGCCCCGTGATAGACTCCATCGACCAGGAACGGCGCCGGGACATCTTTCGGCATAATAATCATGCATTGTATCCCGGCCCGGGCGGCATACGCCGCCACCGCCGATCCGGCATTACCGGCGGTGGGGATAATCAGCTTTTTGATGCCCAGTTCTTTGGCGCGGGAAACCGCCATCCCCAGCCCGCGCGCCTTGAATGAGCCGGTCGGGTTAACCGTTTCGTCTTTGAAGAACAAATTTTTCAGCCCGAGTTCATCGCCGATTTTGACCGATTCCAGAAGCGGCGTGCCGCCTTCACCAAGCGTCACGATATTCGACATATCTTTGACCGGGAGAATTTCCAGATATCGCCACATGACCGACGGGCGGGCCCGCAGGCTGTCAGGATTGATCAGCTCGGCGGCCATTCGGTAGTCATAATCAACCATAAGCGGTCCGCCGCACGGGCACAGGGTGTGAATCTCATCCATATTATGTCTGGCGTTGCATTTGGAACAGTAAAGATCTTTGACGGCGGTATTGGTTGACGGCATTTCTATCCTCACTTATTACGGGTCAAGGCTATAACGGTCCATCACCAAGATAATATGAAGCGGGGAATGTATCCACCACCAAATTTATAAAAATCGAAAAAGACTTGCGGGCATTCACAAGAATATCTGATATTTCCGTCAAACCTGAAGTAACTTTTTGAGGAATAATAAGGTATTATAGATCATGGGTTCAAGCTGGATTAAGACGATTGATCTCTGCCGCTATTATACGCGGGGGCGTTACGAGGTTCGGGCGGTGGATAATGTCAGCCTTTCATTGGAGAAGGGGGAGTTCCTGGCGATTGTCGGCGCTTCCGGATCAGGAAAATCGACGCTGTTAAATCTTATTGCGGGGCTTGACAGCCCGACGGCGGGCCGGATCGAATTCGAGGGAATCGCTTTGAACAGTCTCAGCCGCAAGGAGCTGGCATCATATCGCGCCCATAAAGTCGGCATGATATTTCAGTCCTTTAATCTGATGGCGCATTTGACGGCGCTGGAAAATGTCGAGCGGGCGCTTTTTTTCAATGATACACCACGGCGCAGGCGCAAAGAAATGGCTCTTGAGATTCTTGACCGGCTGGGCATGAGCGACCGTATCGATCATCACCCGGCCGATCTCTCCGGCGGCGAGCAGCAGCGGGTGGCGGTGGCGCGGGCGCTGGTCAAGAATCCGGAAATACTTTTCGCCGATGAGCCGACCGGCAATCTCGACCGGGACAACAGTATCCAGATAGCCGATTTGATAACCGATCTCAACCGTCGCGGGCTCACCATAGTCATGGTTACGCATGATCTCGATATGGCCGGCAGCTATGCGGCACGGATGGTACGTATGAATTACGGCCGGGTAATCGATGATTCGGAGGCGGCAAAATGAAATTGCACGACTTCCTGACCATCTCGACCGGCAACCTGTGGCGGATGAAACTGCGGGCCTTTTTGACCATATCCGGCGTGGTCATTGCCATCGCCGCTTTCGTGGCGATGCTTTCCTTCGGCGCCGGAATGCAGAAAAACGTATCGGAGCAGTATCAAAAGCTGGGATTGTTAACGACCATGCAGGTCTTTCCGCCGAAAGACAACCAGCCCTCCGATTCCACGGGGGCAGTTATTCTCGACAGCAAAGCGGTCGCAGCTATTTCCAAAATCCCGGGTGTACGGCTGGTCTATCCGTTTAATTCATTCACGGTAACGGCCGGCATTATCGACACGCAGTTGTCGCTTTCGGCGCAGGCGCTCCCGATCGACGCCATGAAAACCAAAGCATACTCGAATTTCGCCGCCGGCTCGGCATTCGAAAACGACAGCGCCAAAGAAGTTGTCGTTACCGAAGAACTGCTCAGAATGCTCGACATCGACAAGGCCG from the candidate division Zixibacteria bacterium HGW-Zixibacteria-1 genome contains:
- the thrC gene encoding threonine synthase — its product is MPSTNTAVKDLYCSKCNARHNMDEIHTLCPCGGPLMVDYDYRMAAELINPDSLRARPSVMWRYLEILPVKDMSNIVTLGEGGTPLLESVKIGDELGLKNLFFKDETVNPTGSFKARGLGMAVSRAKELGIKKLIIPTAGNAGSAVAAYAARAGIQCMIIMPKDVPAPFLVDGVYHGAQIELVDGSIKDCGIKAAEKVKKEGWFALATLKEPYRIEGKKTMGYELAEQFDYDLPDVIIYPTGGGTGLIGMWKAFDEMQKMGWIGPKRPRMVAVQADGCAPIPRAFEAGKEAADEWHNPHTLAAGLRVPGAVGDFLMLRAIRESGGTAVAVSDDEIMADTRALASHEGIFSSPEGGASLAALKKLLRSGFIKASDKIVIFITGSGYKYLDVLQEHMN
- a CDS encoding macrolide ABC transporter ATP-binding protein, whose protein sequence is MGSSWIKTIDLCRYYTRGRYEVRAVDNVSLSLEKGEFLAIVGASGSGKSTLLNLIAGLDSPTAGRIEFEGIALNSLSRKELASYRAHKVGMIFQSFNLMAHLTALENVERALFFNDTPRRRRKEMALEILDRLGMSDRIDHHPADLSGGEQQRVAVARALVKNPEILFADEPTGNLDRDNSIQIADLITDLNRRGLTIVMVTHDLDMAGSYAARMVRMNYGRVIDDSEAAK